From a region of the Wolbachia endosymbiont (group B) of Gerris lacustris genome:
- the mutL gene encoding DNA mismatch repair endonuclease MutL, giving the protein MAIILLDTKTINRIAAGEVIERPASVVKELVENAIDAGSREIEITIESGGRNLITVIDDGNGIEKEDLELAFMRHATSKLSDSELIEIRHLGFRGEALPSIAAVSRMKLSSKASGAKEAWSIRYEGGEKIGELMPCSLLQGTYIEIRDLFFATPNRLKFLKTERAETQSIVDIVNNLAMINYSIGFTLTSGNKKLLKYAKQTSFFNRLCETEEEFQSNSLEVKEEEEGIKLTGHICKPTISRGNSTQIYTFVNGRPIKDNLLIGAIRYAYQDFIPSGKYPFAVLHLEIPYDQVDVNVHPNKSEVRFQNKRLVYEIVRRGIIKALSTRFAASDVESQNIEEFDSQEPVNSKEKKNQKEFYEKRPSLLENRLMKEFNAPDERRQSLPETFKYGESPLKKETMVLERKQIDLIEDHPLGYARCQVYNTYIIAEAKGKLITVDQHAAHERLIYECLKQKSSIKRQKLLLPEIVEIKNQAGMEMVEMYKDKLFEMGFGIEIESEGKVRVKEIPAILGTINVKEMVMNIVDRLMEIGDTLPIEEKVNKILATIACHGSIRAGREMKLEEMNELMRQMEETPYAGQCNHGRPTYIEMKLSDIEKLFERR; this is encoded by the coding sequence ATGGCAATAATTCTTTTAGACACAAAAACTATAAATCGTATAGCAGCGGGAGAAGTAATCGAAAGGCCAGCAAGTGTAGTAAAGGAATTAGTGGAAAATGCAATAGATGCTGGAAGTAGAGAAATAGAGATCACAATAGAAAGTGGTGGGCGTAACCTCATTACTGTGATAGATGATGGAAATGGAATAGAAAAGGAAGATTTGGAACTTGCATTTATGCGCCACGCTACTTCAAAATTAAGCGATAGTGAATTAATAGAAATCAGACATCTTGGCTTTAGAGGAGAGGCTCTACCTTCAATTGCAGCAGTAAGTAGAATGAAATTATCATCTAAGGCAAGTGGAGCAAAGGAAGCATGGTCTATAAGGTATGAAGGCGGAGAAAAAATAGGGGAGCTTATGCCTTGTTCTTTGTTGCAAGGTACATATATTGAAATTCGTGACTTATTTTTTGCCACACCAAATAGATTAAAATTTCTAAAAACCGAGAGGGCAGAAACACAAAGCATTGTTGACATTGTAAATAACTTAGCAATGATTAACTATAGTATTGGGTTTACTCTCACTTCCGGTAATAAAAAGCTCTTAAAATATGCTAAACAAACTTCATTCTTTAACAGATTATGTGAAACAGAAGAAGAATTTCAGAGCAATTCGCTGGAAGTTAAAGAGGAAGAAGAAGGAATCAAACTTACGGGACACATCTGTAAACCAACTATTAGTCGTGGTAATTCAACTCAGATCTATACGTTTGTTAATGGAAGGCCAATAAAAGACAATCTACTTATTGGTGCAATTAGATATGCGTATCAGGACTTTATTCCAAGTGGGAAGTATCCTTTTGCAGTGCTGCACTTAGAGATACCATACGATCAAGTAGATGTAAATGTGCATCCAAATAAATCAGAGGTAAGGTTTCAGAACAAGAGGCTAGTATATGAAATAGTGAGAAGAGGAATAATAAAAGCATTATCGACTAGGTTTGCAGCAAGTGATGTTGAGTCTCAAAATATTGAGGAGTTTGATAGCCAAGAGCCGGTTAATAGTAAAGAGAAAAAAAATCAAAAAGAGTTTTATGAAAAGAGGCCAAGTCTTTTAGAAAATCGTCTAATGAAAGAATTCAATGCACCAGATGAAAGAAGGCAAAGCTTACCAGAAACGTTTAAATATGGAGAATCTCCACTAAAAAAGGAAACTATGGTTCTAGAAAGGAAGCAAATTGATTTGATAGAAGATCACCCTCTAGGATATGCACGCTGTCAGGTCTACAATACTTACATTATTGCTGAGGCTAAAGGCAAATTAATTACAGTAGACCAGCACGCAGCTCATGAGAGGTTGATCTATGAGTGCTTAAAACAAAAATCAAGCATAAAAAGGCAAAAGCTTCTTCTTCCTGAAATAGTCGAGATTAAAAACCAAGCAGGAATGGAGATGGTTGAAATGTATAAAGATAAGCTTTTCGAAATGGGTTTTGGTATTGAAATAGAATCAGAAGGTAAAGTAAGGGTGAAAGAAATACCTGCAATTTTAGGAACAATAAATGTGAAAGAGATGGTGATGAATATAGTTGATAGATTAATGGAGATAGGAGATACTCTACCTATAGAAGAAAAAGTGAACAAGATACTAGCTACCATTGCGTGTCATGGGTCAATTAGAGCTGGAAGGGAAATGAAGTTGGAGGAGATGAATGAGTTGATGAGACAAATGGAGGAAACACCTTATGCTGGGCAATGCAATCACGGAAGACCAACGTATATAGAAATGAAACTAAGTGATATAGAAAAATTGTTTGAAAGGAGATGA
- a CDS encoding ATP-binding protein, with amino-acid sequence MKNTHNRGSRLPFIAGTLATLTLLASGVFAIAPYVEFLSPFAVLGVSLPITLIISVLSIAVIAFTYKIISKNKKPNEISRQTNNPTTKDGMEKRIKNLEESNILLNEKLEVLASTATTSQTEEKLYMEFYEKGKARGNKPFDDFIFEQHQKEELVNICNLIEENIDKISLEKSGDAEEKRGIEGVRCIFYGPPGTGKSTIVEAIADKFKSLTTFIKVPGSDLLKQSSVNKVFDKAEENAPCIVLIDEVDSIGRKRTDNNQTSLTDLFNRLDKARKDVTVLATTNACMRDLDQALIRGERLNKKIEFHELKGDTLRKVLKAGLKKELQGKNFDSYIENVLKNTASITFSAANLNDFINYAVEQVKSSKKPNVHTMIKNFCDNCDIPSTKPTNTKQKLKVATDVQNQENDSGYLSGTNTPSPLKGQSLIAPVIINKLEECRKSLSLVDKN; translated from the coding sequence ATGAAAAATACACATAATAGAGGCAGTAGACTTCCTTTTATAGCTGGTACTCTTGCTACTCTTACGTTACTTGCGTCTGGGGTTTTTGCTATAGCTCCCTATGTTGAATTTTTATCTCCATTTGCAGTTTTAGGTGTGTCTCTCCCCATTACTTTAATTATATCTGTGCTTTCTATAGCAGTAATTGCATTTACGTACAAAATAATTAGTAAAAATAAAAAACCAAATGAAATTTCAAGGCAAACTAATAATCCTACAACAAAAGATGGGATGGAAAAGCGAATCAAAAACCTAGAAGAATCTAATATTCTACTCAATGAAAAGTTAGAAGTGCTTGCCAGTACTGCAACAACAAGTCAAACGGAAGAAAAGTTGTACATGGAATTTTATGAAAAAGGTAAAGCAAGGGGAAATAAACCATTTGATGATTTTATTTTTGAACAACATCAAAAAGAAGAGTTAGTTAATATTTGCAATTTAATAGAAGAGAATATTGATAAAATATCCTTAGAAAAATCAGGTGATGCTGAAGAAAAAAGAGGAATAGAAGGAGTGCGATGCATTTTTTACGGTCCACCAGGAACTGGTAAGAGTACAATTGTTGAGGCAATTGCGGATAAATTTAAATCTCTAACTACATTTATAAAAGTTCCTGGATCTGATTTACTTAAACAATCAAGTGTAAATAAGGTTTTTGATAAAGCAGAAGAAAACGCTCCTTGTATAGTTCTCATAGATGAAGTTGACAGTATTGGCAGAAAGCGTACTGATAATAATCAAACGTCTTTAACTGATCTTTTCAATAGGTTAGATAAAGCTAGGAAAGATGTGACAGTACTTGCTACAACTAATGCCTGTATGAGAGATTTAGATCAAGCGCTTATTAGGGGAGAGCGGCTGAACAAAAAAATTGAGTTCCATGAACTAAAAGGAGACACACTTAGGAAAGTACTGAAAGCGGGTCTAAAGAAAGAATTACAAGGTAAAAATTTTGATTCATATATTGAAAACGTTCTAAAAAATACTGCTAGTATTACTTTTTCAGCAGCAAACTTGAATGATTTTATAAACTATGCAGTTGAACAGGTAAAAAGTAGTAAAAAGCCTAATGTTCATACTATGATCAAAAATTTTTGTGATAATTGTGATATTCCATCTACAAAGCCAACTAATACAAAACAAAAATTGAAAGTTGCAACAGACGTACAAAATCAGGAGAATGATAGTGGTTATTTGAGTGGTACAAATACTCCAAGTCCTTTGAAAGGACAATCTTTAATTGCCCCTGTTATTATTAACAAGTTGGAAGAATGCAGAAAATCACTTAGTCTGGTAGACAAGAATTAG
- a CDS encoding ankyrin repeat domain-containing protein, whose product MIVNECITGQDKKAYEQKLGEDLSTDKILDEEYQLIKKHLFSSLNSRLLMDSKLSFEGIVCTWIASTPNLTGSQKELNRELLNILKSLDPCHYDQKEDRHCEYYIEKLKNFLQSNKNNQDLKTVLNLKRGESGLTVLHLVSSVGKVTEEYNEAVDLLLEAGANPDIQNDKGRTPLHYTDVLASAASLLKGKANPNIQDHRGETPLHHAASIGHADYVNLLIEKKANSNIQDKKGATPLQIAIDNHHYYIEECFLTNNQKNLSAELYRMLDECFGAYEDHSGYAANFIKNLKGFLGKHKNSGDLKVILSIRDGDGNSKILNYARNIDKEVVDLFLSVDAGSFCKKEDSLLDCRGSFYNVGEKYCVKSTLWNTPNQVELNKFLSKISEVQDMYKLEEVVNKAISSGVRIGFSERSSQGKKAYNFVDHVIEKISKLEKNPKVASNIICKLLSRGAVFNSKIGIGVIDALESEFNDHKANMVKAHENYISNAHKFIELAKSTTNGELHDVRIDNSTLYLEYSGDSIIDVAKITDRAGNLGLTQGSIKYERDIIRIGKSEVEIQTEGGIRYYTDLTEGSNIVLTFYTSLGNIDVRLYPDVQDKSKIIVEVSNKEEVLEKFKGYEEELGEDCALGDYDVYDAIEQGYFERSGGLMRPEVISESNKNKDSWVGREELRRTSDSRAR is encoded by the coding sequence ATGATTGTTAATGAATGTATTACTGGGCAAGATAAAAAAGCATATGAGCAAAAGCTAGGAGAAGATTTAAGCACTGACAAAATATTAGATGAAGAGTATCAATTGATAAAAAAACATCTTTTTTCATCGCTTAATTCTCGTCTTTTAATGGATAGTAAACTTTCGTTTGAGGGTATAGTATGTACATGGATTGCTAGTACACCTAATTTAACAGGAAGTCAAAAGGAGTTAAATAGAGAATTACTAAATATTCTTAAAAGTTTAGATCCATGTCATTATGATCAAAAAGAAGATAGACATTGTGAGTACTATATTGAAAAACTTAAAAATTTCCTACAAAGCAATAAGAATAATCAAGACCTCAAAACTGTTCTTAACCTTAAAAGAGGAGAATCTGGATTAACAGTATTGCACCTAGTATCTTCTGTAGGTAAGGTAACTGAAGAATATAATGAAGCTGTAGATTTACTCTTAGAGGCAGGTGCTAATCCTGATATACAGAATGATAAAGGAAGGACTCCCCTGCATTATACTGATGTTCTTGCTAGTGCAGCTTCTCTTTTAAAAGGAAAGGCCAATCCTAATATACAAGATCACAGAGGAGAAACACCCTTACATCATGCCGCTAGTATTGGTCATGCTGACTATGTTAATTTACTTATAGAGAAAAAAGCTAATTCTAACATACAGGATAAAAAAGGAGCAACCCCACTGCAGATCGCAATTGATAATCATCACTACTATATTGAGGAATGCTTTCTCACTAATAACCAAAAGAATTTGAGTGCAGAATTATACCGTATGCTTGATGAATGTTTTGGTGCATATGAGGATCATTCAGGTTATGCTGCTAACTTCATTAAAAATCTAAAAGGGTTTCTAGGTAAACACAAGAATAGCGGAGACCTGAAGGTGATTTTGAGTATTCGAGACGGAGATGGTAATTCGAAAATACTTAATTATGCTCGGAACATTGATAAGGAAGTAGTAGATTTATTTCTATCAGTAGACGCAGGTAGTTTTTGCAAGAAAGAAGATTCTCTCTTGGATTGTCGTGGATCTTTTTATAATGTGGGAGAAAAGTATTGTGTAAAATCAACTTTATGGAATACACCAAATCAGGTAGAGCTGAATAAATTTTTAAGTAAGATATCTGAAGTTCAAGATATGTATAAACTAGAAGAAGTCGTAAATAAAGCTATAAGCTCCGGAGTAAGGATTGGTTTTTCTGAGCGTTCTTCTCAAGGTAAAAAAGCATATAATTTTGTAGATCACGTAATAGAAAAAATCAGTAAATTAGAGAAAAATCCTAAAGTTGCCAGCAACATAATATGTAAGTTGTTATCAAGAGGAGCAGTGTTTAACAGTAAAATTGGTATTGGTGTAATTGATGCACTGGAATCAGAATTTAATGATCATAAAGCTAATATGGTAAAAGCTCATGAAAATTATATTAGTAATGCTCATAAGTTTATTGAATTGGCGAAAAGTACCACCAATGGTGAGTTGCATGATGTAAGAATAGATAACTCTACTCTCTACTTAGAATATTCTGGAGACAGCATAATAGATGTTGCAAAGATTACAGATAGAGCAGGAAATTTAGGATTAACTCAGGGAAGCATAAAATATGAAAGAGATATAATAAGGATTGGTAAAAGTGAAGTAGAAATTCAAACCGAAGGTGGAATAAGGTATTACACAGATCTTACAGAAGGCAGCAATATAGTATTAACTTTCTATACTAGTTTGGGAAATATAGACGTTAGGCTGTATCCTGACGTACAAGATAAAAGCAAAATTATAGTAGAAGTGAGTAATAAAGAGGAAGTATTGGAAAAATTCAAAGGTTATGAAGAAGAATTAGGCGAGGATTGTGCACTTGGTGATTATGATGTCTACGATGCTATTGAACAGGGATATTTTGAAAGATCTGGTGGATTAATGCGTCCTGAAGTAATAAGCGAGTCTAACAAGAACAAAGATTCATGGGTAGGACGTGAAGAGTTAAGAAGAACTTCTGATTCTAGGGCTAGGTAG
- a CDS encoding Rpn family recombination-promoting nuclease/putative transposase: MALSKFLDPKLDLTFKKIFGTEKNKNILIHFLNDILGFTEINTIQEVEFLSTIMDPEIASDKQSIVDVLCRDSTGARYVIEMQLARDKGFEKRAQLYAAKAYSRQADKGGKYIDLKKVFFIAISNCNLFPDKLDYISSHTIRDEKTNEHDLKDFQFIFIELPKFPKSREEQLENVVDRWLFFFKYAEETTDEDLRKIAEKSPIIKLAYDELDKFHWNEKDLVAYEERVMDLQKEAAILEQKLDDAKHEGIQIGEEKGRKEGIQIGHEKGRQEGKAEGEKQAKIAVAKNLLKAGVSTDIISQTTGLSHSEILQLREKI; the protein is encoded by the coding sequence ATGGCTCTTTCGAAGTTTCTCGATCCAAAATTAGATTTAACATTTAAGAAAATCTTCGGTACTGAAAAAAATAAGAATATCCTTATCCACTTTTTGAATGATATTTTAGGGTTTACTGAAATAAATACTATACAAGAAGTCGAATTCCTTAGCACCATTATGGACCCTGAAATTGCTTCTGATAAGCAGAGTATTGTTGATGTCCTGTGCAGGGATTCTACTGGGGCAAGGTACGTGATTGAGATGCAACTCGCTCGTGATAAAGGATTTGAAAAACGCGCTCAACTTTATGCTGCTAAGGCTTATTCAAGACAGGCTGATAAAGGCGGTAAGTATATTGATTTAAAGAAGGTTTTCTTTATTGCTATTTCCAATTGTAATTTATTTCCTGATAAGCTTGATTATATATCTAGCCATACCATAAGAGATGAAAAAACTAACGAGCATGATTTAAAAGATTTTCAATTTATCTTCATTGAGTTGCCAAAGTTTCCTAAGAGCAGAGAAGAGCAGCTAGAAAATGTAGTAGATCGTTGGCTATTTTTCTTCAAATACGCAGAAGAGACAACTGATGAAGATTTAAGAAAAATAGCAGAAAAGTCACCGATAATAAAGTTAGCATATGATGAGTTAGATAAGTTTCATTGGAATGAGAAAGATCTTGTAGCTTATGAAGAAAGGGTAATGGATTTACAAAAAGAAGCTGCTATCTTAGAACAAAAACTCGACGATGCTAAACATGAAGGAATCCAAATTGGAGAAGAGAAGGGCAGGAAAGAAGGCATCCAAATCGGCCATGAAAAAGGTAGACAGGAAGGCAAGGCAGAGGGCGAAAAACAAGCTAAAATAGCTGTGGCCAAAAACCTACTTAAAGCTGGTGTCTCTACTGATATCATATCACAAACTACAGGTCTCTCTCATTCTGAAATTTTACAACTCAGGGAAAAAATATAA
- a CDS encoding ankyrin repeat domain-containing protein, producing the protein MDNYELIRMLIEGDTLTFRDKLQSFIEQLPDNKRSVNKEGFFPLFVLGGFLALPDTELGESLGVKQVFFRVEKYKKNNKSYVNGVKFAILTKEQNKKDKLLFIVVYEKNSIVFTPDEIGYIKSKLSSYDTEEASHSIQIKHEDKGIVVHDKCNDDLFPKLQQSTPKKGELFVLKERTEKKNLEELISKCFLLDVDKVSSGIKEVFDYFDSLVQDYIIKKNGNFDRESDYHGLLSGFFVMLFKYRYNLKLYPELSLGEGYSDIVVLVRSQERLNNVIPIIVELKAGKGLAIQGDPFEQAKKYAEAFKYGPRRMITNNNNVIYAVLNFDLSHDRIEIDTTARDSQHLSPFLQLLLESDDKGIIYEQLKYLYYTIPNLSDNYYMYTSKILLGELMPAKAEKGIWNKYIFQHDKGVSNDITSFGFLNSGKDQLVLLNVIRGDSRNKKINIDGIIEKDEEANIKLNMDESIQNSRNLKIKEVNLLLKTKKANIGEFENWCRKVQVNSYRNLDDYNEKKTQSFDEKCVKLDVDVNKLNGLLNKVVNKKVDGAQSDAEHRIGLFKEVSQVLLPFKELIDSEVDFQAMLHGLLMYYQESTSSKKLVGVISEVQTGGGKRIDIGVVGGEIFTGIELKFDKTGGIVPEGEELTTKAKEAESQLERYKKQPNNIKSLIDSEEARLFWAVFHKGANEPKLLIETRSEFYAFQLDHSSMCLLSSSLSRRKLATQEEDYFSLIMEGCLYNIELLLSKGNNTEVKDNHGCTPLHYAAKCSKLDIVNLLYTKGANIKAKNKNGKMPLDFINLFLKGSGKDIKNSDKDWPKSWKPLHYAAYNGNVGIVQEMFELLLKESNNDINVRDGKYEYAPLHVAVYYNRTEIVEFLLNKDANIEAKDVYGKTPLHEAAKGKLDMVKLLCKKGANIEAKDHDDWTPLHYAVKYGNLDEVKFLCEKGANIRAKSKKGGIPLCIADQFGKVDIIDFLLSKGATIEASDFNDNTALNLAHCIKGVMEKTNNNVPPDFEKLKNKLPKSVKNVVFALKVCITNVNFNEYLYAGSDSASLSYSNQRRAVYTWVPSKKDNPPGSCGNDKQGMWKIQLHGDYVCITNVNFNEYLYAGSDSASLSYSNQRRAVYTWVPSKKDNPPGSCGNDKQGMWKIQPHGDYVCITNVNFNEYLYAGSDSASLSYSNQRRAVYTWVPSKKDNLPGSCGNDKQGMWKVEDFGSIRKRRDIQELESKMSLNSDLYVDVNITDKNHLSRKLLTEDLGNQPEIAASSGTRPSSWINDLFGWAKSSIGGLLSSKSVGILSTKDSISQVDAQIDVNGTIMLLDVLVRKVTGQKYIFTSDQNVSLLEAQGYALNITEKFEKVVEQAGLKSGVSMHRLNIDFWEIQKEVTGKIMSGKFDEISGILKSYIKKACTGGEAGKLSPKKFDKFMIQFNSRLNVVLNQPIQQMLHNENGTLEVGGAKKQQMSLEPQSYLSNASVHRHSKVSTCLSDVGVTKLGGNLNR; encoded by the coding sequence ATGGATAACTATGAATTAATCAGAATGTTGATAGAAGGTGATACTCTAACTTTTAGGGATAAATTACAATCATTTATTGAGCAGCTCCCTGATAATAAGCGTTCTGTAAATAAAGAAGGGTTTTTTCCTTTATTTGTATTAGGTGGGTTTTTAGCTTTGCCAGATACTGAATTGGGGGAAAGTTTAGGAGTTAAGCAAGTATTTTTTCGTGTTGAAAAGTATAAAAAAAATAATAAATCTTATGTTAATGGGGTTAAATTTGCCATTTTAACAAAGGAACAAAATAAGAAAGATAAGTTACTGTTTATTGTAGTTTATGAAAAGAATTCTATAGTATTTACTCCAGATGAGATAGGGTATATAAAATCTAAATTAAGCAGCTATGATACTGAGGAAGCATCGCACTCTATTCAGATAAAGCATGAAGATAAGGGTATAGTAGTACATGATAAATGTAATGATGACTTATTCCCTAAGTTACAGCAATCTACTCCTAAAAAGGGTGAATTATTTGTTTTAAAGGAAAGAACAGAGAAGAAAAATTTAGAAGAGTTAATTTCCAAATGCTTTCTTCTTGATGTAGATAAAGTTTCGAGTGGTATTAAAGAAGTATTTGATTATTTTGATTCACTAGTTCAAGATTACATAATTAAGAAAAATGGAAATTTTGACCGCGAGTCTGATTATCACGGGTTATTGTCTGGTTTCTTTGTGATGTTATTTAAGTATCGATACAATCTTAAGCTTTATCCTGAATTATCTTTAGGTGAAGGCTATAGTGATATTGTTGTATTAGTTCGATCACAAGAGCGGTTAAATAATGTTATTCCTATAATAGTAGAACTTAAAGCTGGTAAAGGTTTAGCTATTCAAGGTGATCCTTTTGAGCAAGCAAAAAAATACGCCGAGGCATTTAAGTATGGTCCACGGAGGATGATCACAAATAATAATAATGTTATCTACGCAGTGCTTAACTTTGATTTGTCTCATGATAGAATTGAAATAGATACAACAGCTAGAGATAGTCAACATCTCAGCCCTTTTTTACAGTTACTATTAGAATCTGATGATAAAGGTATTATATATGAACAATTAAAGTATCTTTATTATACCATACCAAATTTATCTGACAATTACTATATGTATACTAGTAAGATACTATTAGGGGAATTAATGCCAGCTAAAGCAGAAAAGGGAATATGGAATAAGTATATTTTCCAACATGATAAGGGTGTTTCTAATGATATCACATCATTTGGATTTTTAAATTCAGGTAAAGATCAGTTGGTATTACTTAATGTGATTAGAGGTGATTCAAGAAATAAGAAAATTAATATAGATGGGATAATTGAAAAAGATGAAGAAGCTAATATAAAGCTTAATATGGATGAGTCGATTCAGAATAGTAGAAATTTAAAAATAAAAGAAGTTAATTTATTACTAAAAACAAAGAAAGCAAATATAGGTGAATTTGAGAACTGGTGTAGGAAAGTTCAAGTGAATTCTTACAGAAATTTAGATGACTATAATGAAAAAAAGACTCAGAGCTTTGACGAAAAATGTGTCAAATTGGATGTTGATGTAAATAAGTTGAATGGCCTACTAAATAAGGTAGTAAATAAGAAAGTAGATGGTGCACAATCTGATGCAGAGCACCGTATAGGGTTATTTAAAGAAGTTAGTCAAGTTTTATTACCCTTCAAGGAGTTAATTGATAGTGAAGTAGATTTTCAAGCCATGCTACATGGTTTACTTATGTATTATCAAGAGTCTACTAGTAGTAAAAAGCTTGTAGGTGTTATTTCAGAGGTTCAAACTGGTGGTGGGAAGCGTATTGATATCGGGGTGGTTGGAGGGGAAATATTTACTGGTATAGAATTAAAATTTGATAAAACTGGAGGCATAGTACCTGAGGGAGAAGAATTAACAACCAAAGCTAAGGAAGCTGAAAGTCAGTTAGAGCGTTATAAAAAACAACCGAATAATATAAAATCCTTAATAGATAGCGAGGAGGCAAGACTGTTTTGGGCAGTGTTTCACAAAGGTGCTAATGAGCCTAAATTGTTAATTGAAACACGCAGTGAGTTTTATGCTTTTCAGTTAGATCATAGCTCAATGTGTCTTCTGTCTTCTTCTTTATCTCGAAGAAAACTTGCTACACAAGAGGAAGATTATTTCTCGCTTATTATGGAAGGTTGTCTATATAATATTGAACTTTTGTTAAGTAAAGGTAATAACACTGAAGTTAAAGACAATCATGGTTGCACTCCTTTACATTATGCTGCTAAATGTAGTAAGTTAGATATAGTTAACCTTCTCTACACAAAAGGTGCTAACATTAAAGCTAAAAACAAGAATGGTAAAATGCCTTTAGACTTCATTAATCTTTTTCTTAAGGGTAGTGGTAAGGATATTAAGAATAGCGATAAAGATTGGCCAAAATCTTGGAAACCTCTCCATTATGCTGCCTACAACGGTAATGTGGGCATAGTGCAGGAGATGTTTGAACTACTTTTAAAAGAAAGTAATAACGATATTAATGTTAGGGATGGAAAGTATGAATATGCTCCTTTACACGTTGCCGTCTATTACAATAGGACTGAAATAGTTGAATTTCTCTTGAATAAGGATGCTAACATTGAAGCTAAGGATGTATATGGTAAAACTCCTTTACATGAAGCTGCAAAGGGTAAATTGGATATGGTTAAACTTCTTTGCAAAAAAGGTGCTAATATTGAAGCTAAGGATCATGATGATTGGACTCCTTTACATTATGCTGTTAAGTATGGTAACTTGGATGAAGTAAAGTTCCTCTGCGAAAAAGGTGCTAACATTAGAGCTAAAAGTAAGAAAGGTGGGATACCTCTATGCATAGCTGATCAATTTGGAAAGGTAGATATAATTGATTTTCTGTTAAGTAAGGGTGCTACTATTGAAGCAAGTGACTTTAATGATAATACAGCGCTTAATTTAGCCCATTGTATAAAGGGAGTTATGGAGAAAACAAACAATAATGTGCCACCTGACTTTGAAAAATTGAAGAATAAGTTACCGAAGTCAGTGAAGAATGTGGTGTTTGCGTTAAAAGTATGTATTACGAATGTTAATTTTAATGAATACTTGTACGCTGGTTCTGATAGTGCTTCTTTGAGTTATTCAAACCAGAGGAGGGCAGTATATACCTGGGTTCCATCGAAAAAAGATAATCCTCCTGGTTCATGCGGTAACGATAAGCAAGGTATGTGGAAGATTCAACTCCATGGCGATTATGTTTGCATCACGAATGTTAATTTTAATGAATACTTATACGCTGGTTCTGATAGTGCTTCTTTGAGTTATTCAAACCAGAGGAGGGCAGTATATACCTGGGTTCCATCGAAAAAAGATAATCCTCCTGGTTCATGCGGTAACGATAAGCAAGGTATGTGGAAGATTCAACCCCATGGCGATTATGTTTGCATCACGAATGTTAATTTTAATGAATACTTATACGCTGGTTCTGATAGTGCTTCTTTGAGTTATTCAAACCAGAGGAGGGCAGTATATACCTGGGTTCCATCGAAAAAAGATAATCTTCCTGGTTCATGTGGTAATGATAAACAAGGTATGTGGAAGGTTGAAGATTTTGGATCTATTCGCAAGAGACGTGATATACAAGAATTAGAAAGTAAAATGAGTTTAAATTCTGATCTCTATGTTGATGTCAATATTACCGATAAAAATCATTTATCACGTAAACTTCTTACTGAAGATTTAGGTAATCAACCTGAGATAGCAGCAAGTAGTGGCACAAGACCATCTTCATGGATAAATGATTTATTCGGTTGGGCAAAAAGCTCTATAGGTGGATTGTTAAGTTCTAAATCTGTGGGAATATTGAGCACTAAGGATTCAATCTCACAAGTTGATGCGCAAATAGATGTAAATGGTACGATAATGTTACTTGATGTGCTTGTTAGAAAGGTTACGGGTCAAAAATATATTTTTACATCAGATCAGAACGTATCATTGCTGGAAGCTCAGGGCTATGCATTGAATATTACAGAGAAATTTGAGAAAGTAGTAGAGCAAGCTGGATTAAAAAGTGGTGTATCAATGCACCGGTTGAATATTGATTTTTGGGAAATACAGAAAGAAGTTACAGGAAAAATCATGAGTGGTAAATTTGATGAGATTTCAGGGATTTTAAAATCATACATAAAGAAAGCATGTACTGGCGGAGAAGCTGGTAAATTAAGTCCGAAGAAGTTTGACAAGTTTATGATTCAATTTAATAGCAGGCTAAATGTTGTGCTAAATCAACCAATTCAACAGATGTTACACAATGAAAATGGCACATTAGAAGTTGGTGGTGCTAAAAAACAGCAAATGAGTTTAGAGCCTCAAAGTTATTTAAGTAATGCTTCAGTTCACAGACATTCAAAAGTATCAACTTGTCTTTCTGATGTAGGAGTAACCAAGCTTGGAGGTAATCTTAATAGGTAG